The window ACCAGGAACGCCGCACCGAGCTCGGCGGCCACATCCGATATCGATTCCGCGACATCCCCCTCGACCACCCGCGTATCCGCCTCGACCGCACTGAAGTGCTGCGTCACGAAGTCGCGCAGCTCCTCCTGGATCTGGTCGAGCTGTACCCTGCGCTCCTCCGCAGGCTGCACTCCCGCCTCTCCCCCCGCAGCCGTCACCGCACCGAGCTCCGTCGCAACGTACACGATCGTCACGCGGCCGCCGGTCAGGCGGGCGAGGTTCGCCGCGACGCGCGCGGGCTCCTCCGATTCTGCACCGAAACGCGTCGCGAGCACGACGTCATTCGACATCACCGCCTCCTTGCGTTGTCCCGCTCTGCATCCAGCGCTGCCAGCGGGGGGTGGTGGTCTCCCAGTCGAGCATGTCGTGCGTCGGCGCCATCACGGCCGCGATCAGCAGCGCACTCGTGGACACGAAGACCACCGCGACCACCAGCCAGCCGGGGATGAACGCTATGGCGGCACGTCCGATGAGTACTGTCGCCGACTGCGCAGCTTCCGGATGCACTTCCAGCTTCAGCACCCACGCCAGCAGCGTGACGCCGAACAGGTAACCGTAATTGCGCCGTATCCGGTATCCCGCCGCGTCGATCAGCGACAGATGCGGAACGGTGCGGCCGAGGTCCCGCGACAACTGCTGCAGCTCCCTGGCGCCCGACTCCGTCGATCGCGCCTCGTCCAGTGCCGGTACGATAAGCGCCCGGTTCAATACGCGGAAGCGCCGCCGCCAGAGATCGAACGTCTGATAGCGGCGCGACTCCATCAGAAGGAATACGAACTGGAATACAAGAGCCAGCAGCAGCACGTAGTGCGGCGCCGTCAGCGTGCTGAAGCTGAACGTGATCATCCCTGCGACTGTGACCGCCGCCCAGTTCGTGGTCGCGTCCATGCGCAGCCGCCACACATCCATGTGTGAGACGACCGCGCGATAGAAGTGCACCAGTACGGGATCGGATCGTCGATCCGTCATGCTGCCCGCCGGGGCACGTTCCGGACCACGCGACCCGGCGATCTTGTCCGCACGACCGTCCTCAGATTACCTTCCAGACCTGTTAACTCTTCGGAATATCGGGACTTTTCACGTCTGGACACCGGCGCTCGGGCTTCTTGCACCGACCGCCCGACCCCGGGGCTGCATCCTTGCGCGCAATCCGCTTCCATTATCGGCCGGCCCGTTACCTGTGGACGCGCTTTGCCGCGGGTCGCCGGCCGAACCTGGCGCTGGGACGCGGCGGCTGCATCTCCCTGGACAGCATAGAGCCGCCCGGACTCCCCGGCCCCGAATGGGTCCGGGTGGAATCTGCGCTCTCGGGCGTCTGTGGCAGCGATCTCGCCGCCATCACGGCCCACGACAGCTTTACGCTCGAGCCGTTCGGCGCATTCCCGTTCACGTTCGGCCACGAGAACGTGGGCCGGGTGCTCGAGACGGGACCTGGCGCCAGCGAATGGAAGACCGGGGACAGCGTCGTCGTGAATCCGATGCTCGCCTGTGAACAGCGCGGTCTCGACCCCTGCCCAGCGTGCGCCCGCGGCGAGTATGGCCTGTGTCGCCGGACCCGCGACGGCGCCATCGGCAATGGTCCCATGATCGGCTACTCGCCGGCCACGGGCGGCGGCTGGTCGAAGACGTTTGTCGCCCACCGCTCGCAGCTGCATTCCGCGGCCGGCCTCACCGACGAGGTGGCCGTCCTCACCGACCCGCTCGCGTCCTCGCTCCGCCCCGTCCTGCTCCACCCCCCCGCCGAGGGGGATGTCGTGCTCGTCATCGGGGCCGGCACCATCGGCGTCCTGACCGTGCGGGCGCTGCGAGCAACGGGCTGGGAAGGTCCGATCGCCTGCCTGGGACGATACGATTTCCAGATGGAGCAGGCCGAGGCCGCGGGCGCAGATCCCGTCTTTCGTCGCCCCGATGAGATCTATCGCTGGGCGGAATCGCTGCCGCACGCGCGCGCCTACAAGCCGTCCCTGGCGCCGAGATTCGTTGAAGGCGGGCCATCGCTGGTCTACGATACGGTCGGCAGCACCTCCACCATCCAGGACTCCCTCGCCA is drawn from Longimicrobiales bacterium and contains these coding sequences:
- a CDS encoding universal stress protein; this encodes MSNDVVLATRFGAESEEPARVAANLARLTGGRVTIVYVATELGAVTAAGGEAGVQPAEERRVQLDQIQEELRDFVTQHFSAVEADTRVVEGDVAESISDVAAELGAAFLV
- a CDS encoding alcohol dehydrogenase catalytic domain-containing protein, whose amino-acid sequence is MRAIRFHYRPARYLWTRFAAGRRPNLALGRGGCISLDSIEPPGLPGPEWVRVESALSGVCGSDLAAITAHDSFTLEPFGAFPFTFGHENVGRVLETGPGASEWKTGDSVVVNPMLACEQRGLDPCPACARGEYGLCRRTRDGAIGNGPMIGYSPATGGGWSKTFVAHRSQLHSAAGLTDEVAVLTDPLASSLRPVLLHPPAEGDVVLVIGAGTIGVLTVRALRATGWEGPIACLGRYDFQMEQAEAAGADPVFRRPDEIYRWAESLPHARAYKPSLAPRFVEGGPSLVYDTVGSTSTIQDSLAITREGGKIVLVGGAAKVSADWTRLWYRQLTVAGIFAYGRAPMNGADRDIYDSSLELLRTD
- a CDS encoding DUF2270 domain-containing protein, coding for MTDRRSDPVLVHFYRAVVSHMDVWRLRMDATTNWAAVTVAGMITFSFSTLTAPHYVLLLALVFQFVFLLMESRRYQTFDLWRRRFRVLNRALIVPALDEARSTESGARELQQLSRDLGRTVPHLSLIDAAGYRIRRNYGYLFGVTLLAWVLKLEVHPEAAQSATVLIGRAAIAFIPGWLVVAVVFVSTSALLIAAVMAPTHDMLDWETTTPRWQRWMQSGTTQGGGDVE